The following nucleotide sequence is from Peribacillus sp. ACCC06369.
GCAAACATAACGGAGAGGAGTCGGGCCTTCTCGTCCTTTAGAGTAAAATACATATGTCCGCTTGTATGTTGTTTAAAATTTGAAATTTCGCCTTTTATGTATACATTTTGCAAATGGGGATCGGCATCGAACTTCCTTTTGATGTATTTCGTTAAAGCCGATACACTTAAATATTGTTGGTTGCTCATATAATGTCTCCTTCCGATGAAAATCGGATTTAAAGAAAACTCACTTATAGGTTTTACTTAAAACTCGCTTAATCTATGAATGAAAAAAAGCGGTCTCCCGTTATTATAAAACAAGAGGTCCGCTTCTTTAAAATAATTTAACGTTTTTTTAGCTTTTTAAGGCTTGCTTATTCTGTTCAAGTGTTTTTTGAGCAGATTTAACCGTATTCTTCATAAGCATCGTAATCGTCATGGGACCAACGCCTTTAGGAACAGGTGTAATGTATGAAGCCTTGGTTTTCACTTCATCAAACGCCACATCACCGCAAAGCTTCCCTTCATCATTCCTGTTCATTCCGACGTCAATGACGACAGCACCTTCTTTAATATGGTCACTCGTGATCGTGTCCCTCTTGCCGACAGCTGCCACAACGACATCAGCTTGCTTTGTATAATACGCAAGGTCCTTTGTCTTTGAATGACAGTATGTGACGGTTGCATTCGCATTTAGAAACATTTGTCCGGCCGGTTTTCCCACGATATTACTTCTACCTACGATAACAACATGCTTACCTTCAAGGTCATAGTCGATATACTCAAGCATTACCATCACCCCGTATGGCGTACAAGGTAAATAAGCATCCTGCCCAGTCATCATCCGCCCAATATTAATGGGATGGAATCCATCTACATCCTTCTCGGGGGAAATCGCTTCAATGATCGCTTTTTCCTGAATATGTCCAGGTAACGGCAGCTGCACCAATATACCATGAATGCTGTCATCCTGGTTTAATTCATCAATGCTCTGAATTAATTCCTCCTGAGAGAGTCCCGCAGGCTTTTTAATCAATACAGAATGCATGCCCAGATCTTCACACGCCTTTTGCTTATTGCGTACATAGGTTTGCGATGCTTGGTTGTCCCCCACAAGGATTACAGCCAAACCCGGAACGATATTTTTTTTCCGTAATTGTTGAACTTCCTTACTGATTTCTTGCCTAACTGCCTCTGCAATTTCTTTACCATTAATGATTTGAGCTGACATG
It contains:
- the folD gene encoding bifunctional methylenetetrahydrofolate dehydrogenase/methenyltetrahydrofolate cyclohydrolase FolD; translated protein: MSAQIINGKEIAEAVRQEISKEVQQLRKKNIVPGLAVILVGDNQASQTYVRNKQKACEDLGMHSVLIKKPAGLSQEELIQSIDELNQDDSIHGILVQLPLPGHIQEKAIIEAISPEKDVDGFHPINIGRMMTGQDAYLPCTPYGVMVMLEYIDYDLEGKHVVIVGRSNIVGKPAGQMFLNANATVTYCHSKTKDLAYYTKQADVVVAAVGKRDTITSDHIKEGAVVIDVGMNRNDEGKLCGDVAFDEVKTKASYITPVPKGVGPMTITMLMKNTVKSAQKTLEQNKQALKS